The window TAAAGAAAGTGTTTGAAAAGATATTCTTCTGTTCTcttaatattacattttttttcatcgaaataaaaaaaaaccaaaATTCGAAAAGAAAGTTGAAAGAAACAATTAGAGATAAAAAGAGAAGCTAAACCATGAGTGAAATAACTCCACACGAAATTACACCCGTATCGAATGCCATCGATTCCAAGATTATGGACATCCTGAATCCAACGCTACACCAtcatgatttgttacaaagctACGTGCGATCTCCGGCTGACAGCATTTCGAATTCGAAACAATCCGAAGAAatcgaaaattttaataaaaatccttCCTCTCTGGGCACCTGTCTCGCTGCAGAATCCTCAGAGGATGTCGACAAAGAAAGCCGTATCAGCCACGAGCCGAGAAGAAAGGGGAACCGCAAAAAGGAACAGAAGCATAAATCCGAAAAATCATCGATCGAGTCGGAAATGAATattcaaaagaaaaagaaaaagaaacgacgaCAGGATAATGGCGCTCGACGCCAGGAGGAGGTGTACACCGATAAAGATCGGGCTGCAGCGGTGAACATGGGCACCAGGGACATTAAGCTGTCCTTGAAAATGAAACAGAAACAGGATCGGAATTTAAATTTGCCAGAAGATACCGAGCCGACCGCTATGCTGGCTTTAGGACTACGCGAGATGCGCATCGGTGACATTACAGTTGCTATGAACTGTATCAATAAGGTTCACGTCTCTTTTATAATGGCGTTCACATTTTTTAACGTCCTGGCTTCTCTCTTGAAATGCTTTAAAACGTCTACTCTAAAGTATAAAAAAGCGAAACATTTCGTTTTTGGAATATCCTAATATGAAAAATGACTcctttcattttaaaaaatacatcaaAATGATGTTAAAGTATACGATGATTAATACAACGTCCATCTTTATTTTTCACAGAATGAATCGAACAATATGGTTCATTTGGAATGGTGGGGCAAAAAAAGTGGTGATTCTATATCTCAACAAAATCAaatcgataaaaataatttttttcatataGAGCACCACTTTTAACAGAAACGACTTTAAAAATTCATCAAATAACAGATTTTGCGACGAATCACAATTATGATTTCTTTCATACATGATAATAGGAGAATACAATTTTATATCACCGCGTACAGCTTGAAATATAAGACAAAGATTTTTAGGAAGTAGATCCTAATTTCATTCCAATTtactttaaaatttaattaatattttatttcgctGGATATCATAAAAGAGCACGCGTGTTTGGCTAGTTTTTAAAATCGTTTTACGAATACTAAACTTTAtacgaaacaaaatttcaatcaGAAATTGCATAATATAGCGCTCCTGTTTTACTTTTAAAACGGTTAAATAAATTCTAACATTTCACCCCGAATTTGAAAGAGTTCCAAATACTGAGTAAGAAAAGTATTAAGGATCATGGCGCGAAAAATGACTAATTGCTGATGATAAAAAAGTCATTAAGTTAGATAATTCACCCTTTACGTATATTCTGAACCTTAAACATAAACTATCATTGTtgtgtttaaaaaataaaatagataaCTTTCAGTGCACCAATGGTGAACAAatttaacataatatgttacatTATACATTGTAATGATATTTTAGGTTCTAATACTAAGTGACTTGTACTGTATATTAAACAAAATGTAATTATATTACACAATTAATGCTGTCTTTTCTTTACCAGGCATTGGATCTCGAGCCAAACGACAAGACTGCCTTAATAGCACGAAGTAAATGCCATCTCTTGCTAGGGGAACCACAAAAAGCATTACAAGATGCAGAAAGTGCATTGCAGCATAAATTGAAAAGTGTGAACATGGCTAAAGCAATGTATTGTAAAGCAGAAGCCTTGTACCATCTTAATGATTTTGAAATGAGCCTCGTATATTATTATCGTGGCATGAGAATTCGTCCGGAATACGGACATTTTCGTCTTGGTGTTCAAAAGGCGAAAGACGCAATAAAAAATGTGTTGCGCAAAAATTGAAcctgttaataaaattaatgaaattaattattctaaatagatcaatatgttacaacaGTAGTTTTCAACTTCATTTTTTTGCGGGCACCATTAGTAAAGGAATTCTTTTGGCAGATCACTAAGAATAGAAATAATACCGATAATGGGAATATATCGATTTCGATATATTCCATTATATTTCTCTCTTTCCATGTGGAGAAAATTGACATTTAAGAAATTGAGTTGAATCAAGAAATATGAAGTAGCTTTCTAATTGCTGATGAAATGTTAGTCAACATTACATGAAAAATATGTTTCGAAAACACACATTTATTCATAATGACGATTCACAAGCATCATCGCATGGAATAGTCATAATACCCTGAATAAATGTATTACTATTTGCTTTATATACAGCATCatgtaaacagtgagttatactgaAAGCTGTAGCAAGTAGTGTCCACGAGGATGTTCTAGGTAAAATATACAAATGCAATCAAGTTAAATTCAACCATAATATTATACGTTAAATATCTATCTATGGTTTTATTAGTTTTAGTTTCTCACTCGATCATATCACAAATGGTTCACATCTGTGCTTTGAATGCATCCTCAAATTATACAATTTATCTCGCAATGCTGTAATGTGATCATATAATTTCATCATTAAAGCAGTGAATGAGTGTTTTAATGCCTCTCCTGTGATCTTAGATATAATGGTAGCACCCCTACTCTATGTCCAATCATGGTAGGCTGAGCAACTAAGGAACTGAGTGTTCCTTTTTTGTAGTACTATCTATAAGCTCAATCACTTTGTTCCCCCATAAGTGCATCACTTCACTGATTGTTTCCAAGTGTCCAAAAAGGTCATATTTGAGTATGACTTTCTCAACTAACCATTCAGTGATGCTTGTAAGGATGCTAAAAATATTGCTAACGAAAGTATAGAGAGAATTATCTCATGTCCT of the Colletes latitarsis isolate SP2378_abdomen chromosome 9, iyColLati1, whole genome shotgun sequence genome contains:
- the LOC143345716 gene encoding uncharacterized protein LOC143345716, translated to MDILNPTLHHHDLLQSYVRSPADSISNSKQSEEIENFNKNPSSLGTCLAAESSEDVDKESRISHEPRRKGNRKKEQKHKSEKSSIESEMNIQKKKKKKRRQDNGARRQEEVYTDKDRAAAVNMGTRDIKLSLKMKQKQDRNLNLPEDTEPTAMLALGLREMRIGDITVAMNCINKALDLEPNDKTALIARSKCHLLLGEPQKALQDAESALQHKLKSVNMAKAMYCKAEALYHLNDFEMSLVYYYRGMRIRPEYGHFRLGVQKAKDAIKNVLRKN